Proteins from one Parachlamydia sp. AcF125 genomic window:
- a CDS encoding site-2 protease family protein, which produces MIFSLMYTLLALLGLSFLIFIHELGHYFMARRVGMRVEVFSIGFGKPIFSWEKKDVRWQIGWLLLGGYVKIAGVESEEGVDPYEIQDGFFGKSPWDRIKVAFMGPFANLALAFLIFSALWFTGGREKSFSDFTSKIGWLDPHSTLYEQGIRPGDEITAYNHYPFEGAKDHLQAPMTGSSQIVVSGNKVNYATGEKTPFESLVKVYSHPQSLQKDVVTAGILNSASYVIYGKLPDGSENPLPEGSPIQHSGIQSGDRILWANGDLIFSLQELYYILNSQKPLLTVERAGKTLQVRVPRVLVHELRPDAEFREELNDWKFAAGLQSSKIDDLYAIPYHLTYDGTVENAVRFIDKDAQQEAFPAHPFSERDLPLQRGDKIIAVNGTPITHPSQLLKLLQANQVNIIVQRAPLPNQQTNWVNADKEFDQQIPWNDLHEIINRIGTQTPLKQSGSLVLLNPITPKTRLEFALTSEKKARVASEILAKKKELETIEDPERRAHALSMFEKQEKQLLIGLPSVQDRKVVYNPTPTGLFYQVFEEIWRTLSALFTGTLNPKWISGPIGIVQVVHYNWMIGIKEALYWLGAISLNLGVLNLLPIPLLDGGTIALSLFELASGRRLNPKTIEKLVVPFAILLIGFFLFLTYNDLSRLLGGIFVF; this is translated from the coding sequence ATGATTTTTAGCTTGATGTATACATTGTTAGCACTCCTTGGTCTAAGCTTTTTAATTTTTATCCACGAACTCGGCCATTATTTCATGGCCCGCCGCGTGGGTATGCGAGTGGAAGTTTTTTCTATTGGATTTGGAAAGCCTATTTTCTCATGGGAAAAAAAGGATGTGCGTTGGCAAATCGGGTGGCTCCTTCTGGGAGGATACGTCAAAATTGCCGGGGTAGAAAGCGAAGAAGGAGTGGATCCTTATGAAATCCAAGACGGTTTTTTTGGTAAAAGCCCTTGGGATCGGATAAAAGTGGCTTTCATGGGACCTTTTGCCAATTTGGCTTTAGCTTTTCTGATTTTTTCCGCTTTATGGTTTACAGGAGGCAGAGAAAAAAGTTTCAGTGATTTTACGAGCAAAATCGGTTGGTTAGATCCTCACTCTACTCTTTATGAACAAGGAATTCGCCCTGGAGATGAAATCACAGCTTATAATCATTATCCTTTTGAAGGCGCTAAGGACCACTTGCAAGCCCCGATGACTGGATCCTCCCAAATAGTCGTTTCGGGAAACAAAGTCAACTATGCAACCGGCGAAAAAACACCTTTTGAAAGCTTAGTTAAAGTCTACTCTCATCCCCAATCTCTTCAAAAAGATGTCGTGACCGCAGGAATTTTAAATTCAGCTAGCTATGTCATTTATGGTAAATTGCCTGATGGAAGTGAAAATCCTTTACCAGAAGGTTCTCCTATTCAACATAGTGGAATTCAATCCGGAGATCGAATTCTATGGGCTAATGGGGACCTTATTTTTTCTTTACAGGAACTCTATTACATTTTAAATAGCCAAAAACCCCTTCTGACTGTTGAAAGAGCAGGAAAAACCTTGCAAGTGCGAGTTCCCCGCGTCCTTGTGCATGAGTTACGCCCTGACGCTGAATTTAGGGAAGAGCTAAATGATTGGAAATTTGCCGCTGGCCTTCAATCCTCTAAAATTGACGATTTATATGCCATCCCTTACCATTTAACTTATGATGGCACGGTAGAAAACGCCGTTCGATTTATTGATAAAGACGCTCAGCAAGAAGCATTTCCCGCCCATCCTTTTTCAGAAAGAGACCTCCCCTTACAAAGGGGAGATAAAATTATCGCGGTGAATGGAACGCCGATCACGCATCCCTCTCAACTTTTAAAACTCTTGCAGGCTAATCAAGTCAATATCATTGTGCAACGCGCTCCTCTCCCAAATCAGCAAACTAACTGGGTAAATGCGGATAAAGAATTTGATCAGCAAATCCCTTGGAATGACCTTCATGAGATTATCAATCGGATTGGGACACAAACGCCTCTCAAGCAAAGTGGGTCTTTAGTTCTCCTAAATCCTATAACCCCTAAAACTCGCTTAGAATTTGCCCTAACTTCTGAGAAAAAAGCGAGAGTGGCTAGCGAAATCTTAGCCAAGAAAAAAGAATTGGAAACGATCGAGGATCCTGAAAGACGCGCCCATGCTTTAAGCATGTTCGAAAAACAGGAGAAACAACTTTTAATCGGGTTACCTAGTGTGCAAGACCGTAAAGTCGTTTATAACCCCACACCTACCGGGTTATTTTATCAAGTCTTTGAGGAGATTTGGAGAACATTGTCCGCTCTTTTCACAGGAACGCTTAATCCAAAATGGATAAGTGGACCTATTGGAATTGTGCAGGTCGTGCATTACAACTGGATGATAGGAATTAAAGAGGCCCTTTATTGGTTAGGAGCGATCAGTTTAAATCTAGGAGTCCTTAACCTTTTGCCTATTCCGCTTTTAGATGGAGGAACCATCGCGCTTTCCCTATTTGAGCTGGCATCTGGCCGTCGCCTGAATCCCAAGACGATTGAAAAGCTAGTCGTTCCCTTTGCTATTTTATTAATTGGATTCTTCTTATTTCTGACTTACAATGATTTAAGTCGTCTCCTGGGCGGAATTTTTGTTTTCTAA
- a CDS encoding 1-deoxy-D-xylulose-5-phosphate reductoisomerase — MKKIALLGSTGSIGTTTLQVVRHLKDSFQVTALAAHSNIDRLEQQAKEFLPELIAVYDENKAAELQKRIPQIPVLAGMEGLNAVACHSDTQLVISAISGTIGLIPTISAIKAGKDIALANKEVLVSGGSLVMSLIQEKGCQLLPVDSEHSAIFQCLNGEKSSTIHRLILTASGGPFRDWDYDRLKQIQVEEALNHPNFSMGAKITIDSSTLMNKGLEVIEAYWLFGVKLEQIEVLVHPQQIVHSMVEFTDGAIMAQMGEPSMIVPIQYAMTYPNRVASILNPLDLKKMQHLEFSAPNYDHFPCLRLAFEALRQGGSLACYMNAANEVLVHRFLQGQFGWIEIAQKLENLMLTHASQALHTLEDILQIDAEARRHAERA; from the coding sequence ATGAAGAAGATCGCGCTACTTGGATCTACAGGTTCAATTGGAACCACCACTTTGCAAGTTGTGAGACATTTGAAAGATTCATTTCAAGTCACGGCTCTTGCGGCCCATTCTAATATCGATCGACTCGAGCAGCAAGCCAAAGAATTTTTGCCTGAATTGATCGCGGTTTATGACGAAAATAAAGCAGCCGAATTGCAAAAAAGAATTCCCCAAATTCCTGTTTTAGCAGGCATGGAAGGCTTAAATGCAGTCGCTTGCCATTCAGACACTCAGCTAGTCATTTCTGCTATCAGCGGCACAATAGGCCTGATTCCTACAATTTCTGCCATTAAAGCTGGTAAAGATATTGCCTTAGCCAATAAAGAAGTGCTTGTTTCTGGCGGTTCTCTCGTGATGTCTTTGATACAAGAAAAAGGATGCCAGTTACTCCCTGTGGATAGTGAACACAGCGCGATTTTTCAATGTTTAAACGGCGAGAAATCCTCGACCATTCATCGACTAATTTTAACAGCTTCAGGGGGCCCTTTCCGCGATTGGGATTATGACCGCTTGAAACAAATCCAGGTAGAAGAAGCTTTAAACCATCCTAATTTTTCAATGGGCGCCAAAATTACGATTGACTCCTCTACCTTAATGAATAAAGGGCTCGAAGTCATCGAGGCTTATTGGCTTTTTGGGGTGAAACTAGAGCAAATTGAAGTTTTAGTTCATCCACAACAAATTGTGCATAGCATGGTTGAGTTCACCGACGGAGCAATCATGGCTCAAATGGGCGAGCCTAGCATGATCGTTCCTATACAGTATGCGATGACTTATCCTAACCGAGTCGCCAGTATTCTCAACCCCCTTGATTTAAAAAAAATGCAACATTTAGAATTTTCAGCTCCAAATTATGACCATTTTCCCTGTCTTAGACTTGCTTTCGAAGCCCTGCGGCAGGGAGGAAGTTTGGCGTGTTATATGAATGCGGCGAATGAAGTCCTTGTGCATCGTTTTTTACAAGGCCAATTCGGATGGATCGAAATTGCTCAAAAGCTTGAAAACTTAATGCTAACCCACGCGTCACAAGCTTTGCATACGCTAGAGGATATTTTACAGATAGACGCAGAAGCAAGGCGACATGCGGAGCGTGCTTAA
- a CDS encoding glycosyltransferase: MDTIRVFIGTENAQFLPTEVLKRSILQHTKSPVEFHLLIDLPLKLNRKMYTGFSFYRFAIPEACGYQGKAIYLDADMVVLGDITDLYHLPLNGKGALARPCPPNAWYTSAMLINCEQLKHWDVSKWETLINAGIASYKEALWGEPGGLTYKDFAPLPEYWNHLDTYDPATKNIHYTNVPRQPWKTPGHPFAAIFLKQLKEAIEAGEISKEMIQREIEAGHIYPHILQDAVSVDL, encoded by the coding sequence GTGGATACCATTAGAGTATTTATAGGAACGGAAAACGCTCAGTTTTTACCTACTGAAGTTTTAAAGCGAAGCATCCTCCAGCATACTAAGAGTCCCGTTGAATTTCATCTTCTGATTGATCTCCCCCTTAAACTTAACCGCAAGATGTACACAGGCTTTTCATTTTACCGTTTTGCTATTCCAGAAGCTTGCGGATATCAAGGTAAAGCCATTTATTTAGACGCAGATATGGTTGTGCTGGGAGACATTACGGACCTCTACCATCTTCCCCTCAACGGAAAAGGGGCTCTCGCCCGCCCTTGCCCCCCCAATGCCTGGTATACAAGCGCTATGCTTATAAATTGTGAACAGCTTAAACATTGGGATGTGTCTAAATGGGAAACGCTCATCAATGCGGGCATTGCTTCTTATAAAGAAGCCTTGTGGGGCGAGCCTGGCGGATTAACTTATAAGGACTTTGCCCCATTGCCCGAATACTGGAACCATTTGGATACCTACGACCCTGCGACCAAAAATATTCATTACACAAATGTTCCTAGGCAGCCTTGGAAGACCCCTGGTCATCCTTTTGCAGCTATTTTCTTAAAACAGCTTAAAGAAGCAATTGAAGCGGGAGAAATTTCTAAAGAAATGATTCAAAGAGAAATTGAGGCAGGGCATATCTATCCACATATTCTTCAAGATGCTGTGTCAGTCGATCTTTAA